In Thermanaeromonas sp. C210, the following proteins share a genomic window:
- a CDS encoding polyprenyl synthetase family protein, with product MLWPGLEGLLSEAVATESLPLRQLLDHVLSGGKGLRPTLVRICAQFGPHDPAEVNRVAAAIELVHLASLIHDDILDGAPVRRHRPALHSLYGPIPAVLTGDYLFATAFALLAQSPRAVLNIVTATIRIMCEGEIEQRIAPGLNEQAYLGHIGKKTASLIGAACRCGGVLCHLKRSGQESLARFGWHLGLAYQMADDLLDLLGRSEELGKPCLQDLSQGIITLPVLRFLELVPQAGYWREKISQGLTPEEREEIAAAVRSSGCCEYAEQRAREQVDLAFSALESLPPCPARDELARLAGQVLAKIEGLDYSRPSQEGAEEEEVAGSQATV from the coding sequence TTGCTCTGGCCTGGTCTCGAAGGGCTCCTCTCTGAGGCCGTTGCCACAGAAAGCCTTCCCCTGCGGCAACTTTTGGACCACGTTCTCTCCGGTGGCAAGGGACTGCGCCCCACCCTGGTGCGAATATGCGCCCAGTTTGGGCCCCATGATCCGGCGGAAGTAAACAGGGTGGCTGCCGCCATTGAGCTGGTCCACCTTGCTTCCCTCATTCACGATGACATACTGGATGGTGCGCCGGTACGCCGCCACCGGCCGGCCTTGCATTCCCTGTACGGCCCCATCCCCGCAGTGCTCACCGGGGATTATCTCTTCGCCACCGCCTTCGCCCTACTGGCCCAGAGCCCCCGGGCCGTCCTTAACATTGTCACGGCCACCATCCGGATAATGTGTGAAGGTGAAATCGAGCAGCGCATTGCTCCCGGGCTTAACGAGCAGGCCTATCTCGGCCATATCGGCAAAAAGACGGCCTCTTTAATAGGCGCCGCCTGCCGCTGCGGCGGTGTCCTCTGCCACCTTAAACGTTCCGGGCAGGAGAGCTTGGCCCGCTTTGGCTGGCATTTGGGCCTGGCCTATCAAATGGCGGACGATTTGCTGGACCTTTTAGGCCGGTCAGAGGAGCTGGGCAAACCCTGCCTTCAGGATTTATCCCAGGGCATTATTACTTTACCTGTTTTGCGCTTCCTCGAACTGGTCCCTCAGGCCGGCTACTGGCGGGAGAAGATAAGCCAAGGTTTAACACCGGAAGAAAGGGAGGAAATAGCCGCTGCCGTCCGCTCCTCGGGCTGTTGTGAATACGCCGAGCAGCGGGCCCGGGAGCAAGTCGATTTAGCCTTTTCAGCCTTGGAAAGTTTACCTCCCTGTCCCGCCCGAGATGAATTGGCCCGGCTGGCCGGCCAGGTGCTGGCCAAAATTGAAGGGCTAGATTACTCCCGCCCGTCGCAGGAAGGAGCAGAGGAAGAAGAGGTGGCGGGAAGCCAAGCCACCGTTTAA
- a CDS encoding tetraprenyl-beta-curcumene synthase family protein: MPGSIAHLQLMARYLFQSFPGVARELEGWRRLASRCPDPELRRQALASLALKRFHCQGASVFAVWHGNCHGELLRAIVALQTISDYLDNLCDRAGVHEEKAFQQLHHAFRDALTPGANPKDYYKDYPYRQDGGYLAALVKACQQSLRTLPSYPHVQDKVQWLAELYCHLQVTKHLLPDRRERRLIQWLDPLLQDLPEPLNWWELAAATGSTLGIFALMATALRPRVTVGEVEQLTAAYFPWIGGLHILLDYYIDRQEDREGEDLNFVNYYNGEREALLRLQYFLQRSLEEAASLPDPVFHRTVIWGLLALYLSDAKVAAQEATGTRRLLLLNGGLASRHLFFLCSFLRRAGVI; the protein is encoded by the coding sequence ATGCCGGGAAGCATTGCTCACCTGCAATTAATGGCCCGCTATCTCTTCCAATCCTTCCCGGGAGTAGCCCGGGAGCTGGAGGGCTGGCGCCGCCTAGCCTCCCGGTGTCCAGATCCCGAGCTAAGGCGACAGGCGCTGGCCAGCCTGGCCTTAAAACGGTTCCACTGCCAGGGGGCCAGCGTTTTTGCCGTGTGGCATGGAAACTGCCATGGGGAGTTGCTGCGGGCCATTGTGGCCCTGCAGACCATAAGTGATTACCTGGACAATCTCTGTGATCGGGCCGGGGTCCACGAGGAAAAAGCTTTCCAGCAGCTGCATCATGCTTTCCGCGATGCCCTTACTCCCGGAGCTAACCCCAAGGATTACTATAAGGACTACCCTTACCGCCAGGACGGCGGGTATCTGGCTGCTTTGGTAAAAGCCTGCCAGCAATCCCTTAGGACTTTACCCTCTTACCCTCACGTACAAGACAAGGTACAGTGGTTGGCAGAACTTTATTGCCACTTGCAGGTTACCAAGCACCTCCTGCCGGACCGGCGGGAAAGGCGGCTCATCCAGTGGCTGGATCCCCTGCTGCAGGATCTCCCGGAGCCCTTGAATTGGTGGGAGTTGGCGGCGGCCACCGGATCCACCCTGGGTATTTTCGCCCTTATGGCCACGGCCCTGAGGCCCCGGGTTACGGTGGGAGAAGTGGAGCAGCTGACCGCTGCCTATTTCCCCTGGATCGGGGGCTTGCATATATTGCTGGATTATTATATCGATCGCCAGGAAGACCGGGAAGGGGAGGACTTGAACTTTGTTAATTATTATAACGGCGAAAGGGAGGCGCTGCTTCGCCTGCAGTATTTCTTGCAGCGTTCCCTGGAGGAAGCCGCTTCCTTACCGGACCCTGTCTTCCACCGCACGGTGATATGGGGACTACTGGCCCTGTACCTTTCCGACGCCAAGGTAGCAGCCCAGGAGGCAACAGGCACGCGGCGGCTTCTCCTCTTAAACGGTGGCTTGGCTTCCCGCCACCTCTTCTTCCTCTGCTCCTTCCTGCGACGGGCGGGAGTAATCTAG
- a CDS encoding phosphodiester glycosidase family protein, producing MRQRRVFFIPLVAFLAALLLAFPLVSLAGPLAWQVIPEEEEVPLSTGVRYSSYRLNAPDYDQRVQVLTVDLADKFTVLETALSHDNLAFDQERPSAMAARLAQEGKGAVAATNGDFYSTQAPHLPIGLQIMGGELLISPQGFPALGVTGKKEILLGTPHLEALVTFSRQVTLESQGVAKFVYSHPIDHINRPRGKDMLILYTPAFAPTTRTNDYGTEVILKDVDLPIKAGSTYSGTVVAKIENKGSNPIPLDGVVLSGHGKAREFLNMLNPGDRINFTIRFTDPQWHEVTEAIGGREIILRDGQIALPENSRDPLITARHPRTAVGVTRDGRLEILVVDGRQPGYSDGMTLYELAEFMLDRGIVAALNLDGGGSSVLAARKVGEEELTVLNRPAGGGERPVTNGLVLFSTAPRGELSYLYLFPSRVKVYKGSQVEFSLKAQDNYYNPAPIPDDVTWQVEEGIGRFISPGLFQAEQPGKSEVKARVRGIEAVAEVEVVDEIARLVINPAVAFLKPGSRQQFKVRAFDAEGEEILVNPSLYSWSIPPELGEIDPETGELLVTGAVQNGVVKVRLGDREAVAEINPTLSVRLEGPAQVGQKVTLVVTHRGMPVAGASVYQVEPSVPTGRVTASALYFRTGPGTGNPARALLPRGYSLEILAKLENGWLKVRLPDGRVGYVAGQYVAVQEGSRLLGQTDAQGKIVFTATAAGRYVFTVQKQGYLAATLAQEFKVR from the coding sequence ATGCGGCAAAGAAGGGTATTCTTCATCCCCCTGGTCGCCTTCTTGGCGGCCCTGCTCCTGGCCTTCCCCCTGGTTTCCCTGGCCGGGCCTTTAGCCTGGCAGGTAATCCCTGAAGAGGAAGAAGTACCCCTTTCTACCGGGGTACGATATTCATCCTATCGGCTCAACGCCCCCGACTATGACCAGAGGGTGCAGGTACTGACCGTTGATCTGGCGGACAAGTTTACCGTGCTAGAAACAGCCCTGTCCCACGACAACCTGGCCTTTGACCAGGAGAGGCCTTCGGCCATGGCGGCCCGGTTGGCCCAAGAAGGCAAAGGAGCGGTGGCGGCCACCAACGGCGACTTTTACAGCACTCAGGCCCCCCACTTGCCCATCGGCCTCCAGATAATGGGTGGCGAGTTGCTTATCAGCCCCCAAGGATTTCCGGCCCTGGGGGTAACGGGAAAGAAAGAGATTTTGCTGGGCACCCCACACTTAGAAGCCCTGGTGACCTTTTCCCGCCAAGTAACCTTAGAGAGCCAGGGAGTGGCCAAATTTGTTTACAGCCACCCCATCGACCACATCAACCGACCCCGGGGAAAGGATATGCTCATCCTTTATACTCCTGCCTTTGCTCCTACCACCCGAACCAACGATTACGGTACCGAGGTAATCCTAAAAGATGTCGACCTGCCCATCAAAGCAGGATCTACATACAGCGGAACAGTGGTGGCCAAAATAGAAAATAAGGGTAGTAACCCTATCCCCCTCGATGGGGTAGTCCTTTCCGGCCACGGCAAGGCCCGGGAATTCCTGAACATGCTCAATCCCGGCGACCGGATCAATTTTACCATTAGATTTACCGATCCCCAGTGGCATGAGGTTACCGAAGCCATAGGAGGCCGGGAGATTATCCTACGCGACGGGCAGATCGCGTTACCGGAAAACAGCCGAGACCCGCTCATTACGGCCCGCCATCCCCGGACGGCGGTCGGCGTCACCAGGGATGGGCGGCTGGAGATATTGGTGGTTGACGGTCGCCAGCCTGGATACAGCGACGGTATGACCCTCTACGAACTGGCCGAGTTCATGCTGGACCGCGGCATCGTGGCCGCCTTAAACCTCGACGGAGGAGGTTCCTCGGTCTTGGCGGCCCGCAAGGTGGGCGAGGAAGAGCTCACCGTATTGAACCGGCCCGCCGGTGGCGGAGAAAGGCCTGTAACTAATGGCCTGGTCCTTTTCTCCACAGCTCCCAGGGGAGAGCTCAGCTATTTGTACTTATTCCCGTCTAGGGTCAAAGTGTATAAGGGGAGCCAGGTGGAGTTCAGCCTTAAGGCCCAGGACAACTACTACAACCCAGCTCCTATACCGGACGACGTAACCTGGCAAGTAGAGGAAGGGATAGGCCGTTTCATATCCCCCGGCCTATTCCAGGCCGAACAGCCTGGGAAATCCGAGGTGAAGGCCCGGGTAAGGGGGATCGAGGCCGTTGCCGAGGTTGAGGTAGTCGACGAGATCGCGCGGTTGGTAATCAACCCGGCCGTAGCCTTCTTGAAGCCGGGAAGCAGGCAGCAGTTTAAAGTCCGCGCCTTTGATGCCGAGGGCGAGGAAATTCTCGTTAATCCATCCCTGTATAGCTGGTCCATCCCTCCCGAGCTGGGCGAAATAGACCCCGAGACGGGTGAGTTGTTGGTAACCGGAGCGGTACAAAACGGCGTGGTAAAGGTACGCTTAGGAGACCGTGAGGCCGTAGCCGAGATCAACCCCACCCTATCCGTGCGGCTGGAAGGCCCGGCCCAGGTGGGCCAAAAGGTCACCCTGGTGGTAACCCACAGGGGCATGCCCGTCGCGGGGGCCTCCGTCTATCAGGTTGAGCCCTCGGTACCCACCGGCCGGGTGACGGCCAGCGCCCTGTACTTCCGTACCGGACCGGGTACCGGAAACCCGGCCAGGGCCCTGCTGCCCCGGGGGTATAGCCTGGAGATCTTGGCCAAGCTGGAGAACGGTTGGCTAAAGGTGCGCCTCCCGGACGGGCGAGTCGGCTATGTTGCAGGCCAATACGTTGCCGTCCAGGAAGGAAGCCGCCTCCTGGGGCAGACCGATGCTCAGGGGAAAATCGTATTCACCGCAACTGCAGCCGGCCGGTATGTTTTTACGGTCCAGAAGCAGGGATACTTGGCCGCCACCTTAGCGCAGGAGTTCAAGGTCCGCTAA
- a CDS encoding sulfurtransferase TusA family protein, with protein sequence MKELKPVKIGDNHYQVDMRGWMCPYPKYAIEMLLEKLPQASLMDLLVDCPAATKDVPAVVRSKGSDVLEVSPISDGEWLIRISK encoded by the coding sequence ATGAAAGAGCTTAAACCTGTAAAAATTGGCGATAACCACTACCAAGTGGATATGCGGGGTTGGATGTGCCCTTATCCTAAATATGCCATTGAGATGCTCTTAGAAAAACTGCCGCAGGCCAGCCTTATGGACCTGTTGGTGGACTGCCCCGCAGCTACTAAAGACGTCCCGGCTGTTGTCCGAAGTAAGGGAAGCGACGTTCTGGAAGTATCTCCAATAAGCGACGGTGAATGGTTGATCAGAATAAGCAAATAA